A single Hyperolius riggenbachi isolate aHypRig1 chromosome 12, aHypRig1.pri, whole genome shotgun sequence DNA region contains:
- the LOC137541152 gene encoding E3 ubiquitin/ISG15 ligase TRIM25-like, which yields MASADLREELNCSICLSMYTDPVMLRCGHNFCRLCIDRVLDTQGECGVFSCPDCREVFHKRPALHRNLTLRNIAEKIQSSQTDGEESGIFCSYCIHSPVPAVKSCLLCEASLCNDHLRVHSKSEEHVLSDPSASPGNRKCPVHKKVLMYYCTKDKTCICLSCCLNGEHRGHQVEFMNEASEKTKKKLHSIMEALRVSQEKTDRRVKSLYEQRRQMPGKVDALQRMVNGLFRDLTRHLEDLKRKVLGEITRQEKQVSLLVSDLIQQMEVKKEELTRKVHHIEELCSSVDPVTILQDLKKEDFSNYEPHNKDHEKDGNLGEDEGNMDNLVDAVGDLDEGLVSVMLHKGVSDIMTAARKGLSVRWAPDILLDTRTASNNVHLTGDQKTASWAQKSQGRPEALERFQSYKVLSTTKFLSGRHFFEVEANKSGNWRIGLAYASIDRKGDVSNVGQNNKSWGLKWACNQLSVRHNCKEINLSPKLTSQRIGVYLDYEAGRMSFYEMSVPVKHLCSYMSTFTEPVHVVFALWNNAWVKV from the coding sequence ATGGCGTCTGCAGATCTGAGAGAGGAGCTGAACTGCTCTATTTGCCTGAGCATGTATACGGACCCGGTAATGCTGAGATGCGGACACAACTTCTGCCGACTCTGTATTGATCGTGTACTGGACACACAGGGGGAGTGTGGGGTCTTCTCCTGTCCCGATTGCAGGGAAGTCTTCCACAAGCGTCCCGCCTTGCACAGAAACCTGACTTTGCGTAACATAGCAGAGAAGATCCAGTCTTCTCAGACAGATGGAGAGGAGTCTGGGATCTTCTGCTCTTACTGCATTcactctcctgtccctgccgtgAAGTCCTGTCTTCTCTGCGAAGCTTCTCTGTGTAATGACCACCTGCGAGTCCACAGTAAGTCAGAGGAACATGTCCTCAGCGATCCTTCTGCTTCCCCTGGGAACAGGAAATGCCCTGTCCACAAGAAAGTTCTTATGTATTACTGTACGAAGGACAAGACCTGCATTTGCCTGTCTTGTTGCCTCAATGGAGAACACAGAGGGCACCAGGTAGAATTCATGAACGAAGCCTCAGAAAAGACCAAAAAGAAGTTGCATTCCATCATGGAGGCCCTGAGGGTGAGCCAAGAGAAGACCGACCGGAGAGTCAAGAGTTTGTATGAACAGAGACGACAAATGCCTGGGAAAGTGGATGCCCTACAGAGAATGGTTAATGGTTTGTTTAGGGATCTCACAAGGCATCTGGAAGACCTGAAGAGGAAAGTCCTGGGTGAGATTACGAGGCAGGAAAAGCAGGTGTCCCTACTGGTTTCCGACCTCATCCAGCAAATGGAAGTAAAGAAGGAAGAGCTGACCAGGAAGGTCCATCACATCGAGGAGTTGTGCAGCTCAGTTGATCCAGTGACAATCTTACAAGACCTCAAAAAAGAGGATTTCAGCAATTATGAGCCGCATAACAAGGACCATGAAAAAGATGGTAATCTAGGTGAGGATGAAGGTAACATGGACAACTTGGTGGATGCTGTAGGGGACTTGGATGAAGGTCTGGTCTCTGTTATGTTACACAAAGGTGTATCTGATATTATGACTGCTGCTAGAAAAGGACTCAGCGTGAGATGGGCTCCTGATATATTGCTGGATACCCGAACGGCCTCTAACAACGTACACCTAACAGGGGATCAGAAAACCGCCTCTTGGGCACAGAAATCTCAAGGTCGACCTGAGGCTCTAGAGAGGTTCCAGAGCTACAAAGTCCTGAGCACCACAAAATTCTTATCTGGCCGACACTTCTTTGAAGTAGAGGCCAACAAGTCCGGAAACTGGAGAATCGGCTTGGCCTACGCTAGCATCGACAGAAAGGGGGATGTGTCTAATGTCGGGCAAAACAACAAGTCTTGGGGTTTAAAGTGGGCGTGTAATCAGCTTTCTGTTAGGCACAACTGCAAGGAGATCAACTTatcacctaaactcacaagccaAAGAATTGGTGTGTACCTGGATTACGAAGCTGGGCGGATGTCCTTTTACGAGATGAGTGTCCCGGTAAAACACCTATGCAGTTACATGTCTACTTTCACCGAGCCAGTTCATGTGGTGTTTGCTTTATGGAACAATGCCTGGGTGAAAGTCTAG
- the LOC137541054 gene encoding E3 ubiquitin-protein ligase TRIM11-like, with the protein MASDEQGCSVCLKSDSSPFTLPCGHRFCSDCADHPMGLQGGLEIQGCPKCQEQKDQSGHEQTGVFCDYCTHSPVAAVQCCLLCETSVCVDHLKVHSTSEEHVLVEVDFLCTVHKKLLISYCCNDATFLCEACSLSEEHREHHMKPLEEALEEKKAFGRKLLSQLTLKMEENEEKVHSLEERKRTMQEKIASVKEKVSALFLDIKRDLEELEKRLMVELFHQEEIIFVSVSEMLQQLERQKEKLSEKMRPIEELCNMTDPLSIIEGWKSIREDFGKAENRSQVNSQQKSIGDLDQGLISATLHTSLSQIVTDVKKDFYVRQSPDIALNENTASNDIWVSGDSKTASASETCQNRPKMLERFQHNQVLSRRSFQSGQHYWEVETGETGNWRIGMAYPSITRKGYHSLIGHSCKSWGLCRYFNQYFVIHDRKVTPVPHKPACQQLGVYLDYEAGELTFYELGDPIRQLYTFSVTFSEPLYVVLGVYTGWVRIRN; encoded by the coding sequence ATGGCGTCGGATGAGCAGGGCTGCTCCGTGTGTCTAAAGAGTGACAGCAGTCCCTTCACGCTGCCATGTGGACACCGCTTCTGTTCAGACTGCGCTGATCATCCGATGGGCTTGCAAGGAGGCCTCGAAATCCAGGGATGCCCCAAGTGCCAAGAGCAGAAGGATCAATCAGGGCATGAACAGACTGGAGTCTTCTGTGACTATTGCACTCACTCTCCTGTAGCTGCTGTGCAATGCTGTCTGCTGTGTGAGACTTCTGTTTGTGTAGACCATCTGAAGGTCCACAGCACATCTGAGGAACATGTCTTAGTTGAAGTGGACTTCTTATGTACTGTCCACAAGAAATTGCTCATCAGTTACTGCTGCAATGACGCCACATTCTTATGTGAGGCCTGCTCTCTGTCTGAGGAACACAGAGAACACCACATGAAGCCATTGGAAGAGGCCTTAGAGGAGAAGAAGGCGTTTGGAAGAAAACTTCTGTCCCAACTAACCTTAAAGATGGAAGAGAATGAGGAAAAGGTCCACAGCCTAGAGGAGAGAAAAAGAACGATgcaagaaaaaattgcttctgttAAGGAAAAGGTGAGTGCCCTGTTTCTAGATATCAAGAGGGACCTGGAAGAGCTGGAGAAAAGACTCATGGTTGAGCTTTTCCACCAGGAAGAGATCATCTTTGTCTCAGTCAGTGAGATGCTTCAGCAGCTGGAAAGACAGAAGGAAAAGCTTTCTGAGAAGATGCGTCCCATTGAGGAGCTCTGCAACATGACTGACCCATTATCCATCATCGAAGGATGGAAGTCTATCAGAGAGGACTTTGGCAAAGCCGAGAACAGAtcccaagtgaacagccagcagaaatctATTGGAGATCTGGACCAGGGTCTCATCTCTGCAACCTTACACACTTCTTTGTCCCAGATTGTCACCGATGTCAAGAAGGACTTCTATGTCCGGCAGTCTCCAGACATTGCGCTGAATGAAAACACGGCTTCTAACGATATCTGGGTCTCCGGTGACTCAAAAACTGCTTCTGCTTCGGAGACTTGTCAGAATCGCCCCAAAATGCTGGAGAGGTTTCAGCACAATCAGGTTCTAAGTCGGAGAAGTTTCCAATCTGGGCAACACTATTGGGAGGTAGAAACGGGTGAGACTGGCAACTGGAGGATTGGGATGGCCTACCCCAGCATCACCAGGAAAGGCTACCACTCCCTGATCGGGCATAGCTGCAAATCCTGGGGCCTGTGTAGATATTTTAATCAGTATTTTGTTATACATGACCGGAAGGTGACCCCGGTGCCACACAAGCCAGCCTGCCAGCAGTTGGGGGTATATCTGGATTACGAAGCTGGAGAATTGACCTTTTATGAGCTGGGTGACCCCATCAGGCAATTATACACCTTCTCTGTCACGTTTTCTGAGCCCCTGTATGTGGTACTCGGGGTGTACACAGGTTGGGTGAGAATTAGAAATTGA